CGAACCCGGCGAGGACCGGGGCCCGTTCGGCGGCCGGCACCAGCAGCGCGGACACCGTCCCGAGCAGCAGGCTCAGCAGCAGGCCCGCCCGCACCGCCCGCAGCCCGGCGGCGACCTCCCGCCGGCCCGCCGGGGACACGGCGAGCCCTCGCTCGACGAGCCGGTCAGCGAGCAGACGTACGGGGTCGGCGGCGGCGACCCGGGGACGCACGGCGGGAATCGGCGCCTGCCCCTCGGGCCCCAGGGCACCGAGCACCGCCCGCTCCAGCGCGTCCCCCGCGCACGCGTCGGCGTCCACGACCGTCGCCCAGCCGGTGCGGGCGAGGAAGAGCCTCCGGGCCCGGTGCATCGTCACGAGCGTCAGATCGGTGACCCGCAGCGGGCCGCCGGCGAGATACGCCGCCTCGCCGACGGTGAGTTCCGGTGCGCTGCCCGGAAGGGCCTCGGCGCGCGCGGGACGGGCCGCCGCGAGCGCCGCCCGGCAGAGCCGCGCACAGCCGACGGCGGCCACGACACAGGCGACGAGCAGCAGCGGAACCCAGACCATGACCGAGTTGTACGGGAGGCCGGGCGGGCCCGCCACCCGAACGGGTGATCAGCTGCTGGAGCTGGAACACGAACTCCCGCTGGAGCTGGAGCACGAGCTGGAGCTGGAGCTGGAGCAGGAGCTTCCGCCCCCGCCGCAGCTGGAGCCGCCGCCGGAGCAGGACCCGGACGAGCAGGACGAGCCGGACCCGCCGCCGGAGCAGGAGCTTCCGCCCCCGGAGCAGGAGCTTCCGCCGCCGCCCCCGCCGCCACAGGCACTGGTCCCCGCGCACCACACGACCGGCGCCGCGAAGAGGGCGTCGTCCGAGTGCGTGGTGGCGTACGCGTGCGGAACCGGGCGCCTGCCGCCGCCCCTGCGCCGCCGGGGCGGCGGGTAGATCCGGGCGGCGGCCACGAGCTGCTCCCGCAGCACCGGATCGGGCAGGGCCCGGAGCCCGTGCAGGGCCACGAGCAGGGCCGCGTCCGGGACAGTGGCGTGGTCCCGCCCGTACGCGAAGACCGCGCGCCGGCCGGCCGGGGTGACCTGCCGGGCGGTGAGCGAACCGCAGACGATGGCGGTGACCAGGGCGGCGAGCAGGATCGGCACCACCTTGAAGATGAACGGGACCGTCATCCCCGAGCCGCTGTCCAGATCCGTCGCGAAGCCGACGACGGTGAGGACGATCGACACCGGGAAGAGGGCGAAGGCCGTCACGGCGAACACGCCGCACCAGCGGGCCGTGGAGCGCCGGACCGCCGGATCGACGACGAGCCCGCGCGCGGCGAGCCCGTCGCCGATCTCCTGGACCGCCGGGTGCCGCATGACGGTCATCCGCAGGTGGTGCAGGGCCCCGTGCGGGGCGGCGGCGTGCGCCTGGAGCACGGCGCGCTCCACCGGGTCGTACGCGACGGGACGGACGACGGCCACGATGCCGGGGCCGCCGATCGCCAGCCTGCCGTCCGCCTGGAGGGCGGTCAGGGCGGTGTCGACGACCCTGGCCGGGCCGCCGTTGAGGAAGGCGGCCTCGTACCGGTCGTGGACCGGTCCGCCGGGTCCCCGGCGGGTCCGGACGACCCGGGTCACGAGCACCGCGATGCCCGTGATGCCGGCGATGTAGTAGAGCGCGACCAGAACGTTCACGAGCACCTCACTTCCGTACCAGTGCGTGCCGGGCGGCCCGCACGAGCCGGGCGGCGCGGCCCGGCGGGCGGCTGCCGGAACGGTCCTGCCACCACTCCGTGAGCCGTCGGCGCGCCGCCGGGTCCTCCGGCCGCCCGGCGACCAGCAGATGCTCGGCGAAGTCGAGCGCGTCGCGGCGGTAGCCGCCGTTCATGGGCCGGGACCGGGCGTACGCGAGGAAGGCCGGCCGGTAGTCCTTGCCCAGGATCCCGGGGAGTTCCGGCGCGACCTTCGCGACGACCCCGGCCCGCTTGGCCGCGAGTGCCCGGCTCTGCACGCCGAGCCGCCGGCTGTCGAAGCCCTCGGGCACGGGGGTCCCGGCGACGAGCGCGGAGAGCAGCGCGGCCTGGGCCACGGCGACGCGCTGCCTGGCGCCGGGCCGGGGGCAGGGCGCGGCCCCGGGCCCGCCGTCGGAAGCCGGGGCGTCGTCGGTGGCGTCGGCGACGGCGTCGGGCGAGGCACTGGGCATGAACCCGCCGGAGACCCGGGCCCCGGCGCCGATGAGCAGCGGCTGCGTCGCCACCGCCGCACCGCGCGGCGCCCGCACGCCGTGACCCGGACCCCCGCGACCCGCGGTCTGTGCCCCGGCCCCGGCGCCGGTCAGCGTCGCCCGGATCGCCCGGAGTTCGTCCGCCAGCTCCTCCGCGGGCGGGAAGTCGTCGTCCCGCTCCAGCAGCACACCGGGCGGCGCGACCCGGGACGCGAGGTCCGCCAGGACGTCGAGCACCGCCGCCGGCACGGGATGCGCGTGCGTGTCGTGCCAGACCCCGTCCCGCTCGACGCCTCCCGCCACGTGCACGTACGCGATCGCCTCCACCGGCAGCTCCGACAGGGCCCGCGCCGGATCCTCGCCCCGGTTGACGTGGTTGGTGTGCAGGTTGGCGACGTCGATGAGGAGCCGTACCCCCGTACGCTCCACGAGCTCCGCCAGGAAGCGTCCCTCCGACATCTCCTCGCCGGGCCACGAGACGAGCGCGGCGATGTTCTCCAGGGCGAGCGGTACGGGCAGCGCGTCCTGCGCGATCCGTATGTTCTCGCAGAGCACGTCGAGCGCGTCCCAGGTCCTGGGTACGGGAAGCAGGTGGCCCGCTTCGAGCTGCGGGGTCGCGGTGAGCGGCCCCCCGGCCCGGACGAACGCGATGTGCTCCGTGACCAGCGGCGCCCCCAGCGCCACCGCCTTCTCGCCGAGCGCGGCGAGCCGCGCCGGGTCGGGGCGGTCCGCGCCCCCGAGCCCCAGCGAGACGCCGTGCGGCACGACGGTGACGCCGCGCTCGCGCAGCCGCGTCAGGGAGTCGGGAAGGTGGTCGGCGCAGATGTTCTCCGCGACGACCTCCACCCAGTCGATTCCGGACAGTCCCTCCACCGCGTCAGCGATCTCGGGACGCCAGCCGATGCCGATGCCGAGTTCCGTCATGTCCCCCTCCTTCGGTCCTCAGTCACCCACGTGATGGCCCCGGCGGGAGCGTTCGAATCCCTGGAGGGTCACGTTCAGAGGTTGATTTGAGGTTCCGTTCGGTCACGGCGGACGGCGGGGGTGTCGGCCGGTGACGGCTACGGCCGCGGCAGCCGCAGCGCCGGGGCGAAACGGTCGCTTCCCTCGGCCACCACGGTGGGGCCGGGGGCGATCTCCGTGAAGCCCGCGTCGCGGACCAGCGGGAGACCGCTCGCCGTGAGGGCGGGCCACTCCTCGGCCGTCGCGGTGCGGACCGCGAGCGGGAAGCCCGCCTCGTGCCAGGCCTTCCGGTCGGCGTCCCCCATCGCCCACCACAGGAGCTGCGCCCCGTGCCCGGTCTGGGCCATCGTCTTGCCCGCGGACATGTCGAGCTCCGGGTTGATCCACAGCACCACCGCGCCCTCCGGTACGGGGCCGGGCACGGCCGGGTCGTCGAGGTCGGTGCCCGAGACCTGGAGCTTGGCCAGCTCCTTGGGCCAGCCGTCGAGCGGGACCGGCGGGAAGACCCGTACCTCCGACTCCAGGCCGTCGACCGTGATCCCCGGCAGCGCGCCCGCGCGCCGCCACTCCGCGCCGCGCGCCCGGCGCACCACCTTGCGGATCCTGGCGTCCTGCCAGTCGGTCATGGCCTGCGCCCACTCGCCCTCGCCGAGCGAGCGGTCGTCGGTGAGGATCTCCAGGACGGCGCGGGCGGCGGTCTCCAGGGCGTCGGTACGGGACGGCGGCGCGTCCCGTTCGATCCGTACGACCAACGGCAGGACGAACTGGGGCTTCTCATCGCGAAGATCGGTCTCATTGCTGCTCACCGGGCAAGTCTGCCACTGCCCTCAGAAGCGTTTCTTGTGGGAATGAGCAGTTCCGGGCCAGGATGCCCCTCATGAAGAGTGATCTTTTCACCGGCGAACACCTCGCCGAGACCGCGGATTTCCCGGGGATGACCCTCCAGAACGCCAAATCCGTCAAATACACCGTCAACGGCGAGATGCACGCCCGTCAGGGATCGATGATCGCCTTCCGCGGCGACCTCCGGTTCGAGCGCAAGGGTCAGGGCATCGGCGGCCTGCTCAAGCGGGCCGTCACCGGCGAGGGCCTGGCCCTGATGGCCGTGCGCGGCCAGGGCGAGGCGTGGTTCGCGCACGAGGCGCAGAACTGCTTCATCGTCGAGATCGAGCAGGGCGACGCCTTCTCGGTCAACGGCCGCAACGTGCTCTGCTTCGACGCCACACTCCACTACGAGATCAAGACCGTGAAGGGCGCCGGAATGACCAGCGGCGGCCTCTTCAACTCCGTCTTCTCCGGCTACGGCAAGGTCGCCCTCATGTGCGAGGGCACCCCGATCGTCATCCCCGTCAGCCCGCAGGCCCCGGTCTTCGTCGACACCGACGCCGTCGTCGGCTGGAGCGAGCAGCTGCACACCTCGCTCCACCGCTCGCAGTCCGTCGGCTCGATGATCCGCGGCGGCTCGGGCGAGGCGGTGCAGCTCAAGCTGGAGGGCCAGGGCTTCGTGGTCGTCCGGCCGAGCGAGCTGACCCCGCAGAAGACCTCGAATTGAGGCTGGAGCGGGTCGGGCGCCGGCACGGCCTCCGGGGGGCGTGGGTGCTCCGTGAGGTGGACCTCGACCTGCCCGCCGGGACCCTCGTCAGAGTCGTCGGCACGAACGGCACGGGGAAGTCGACCCTGCTGCGGCTGGTGGCGGGCGTCGACGCGCCCACCGCGGGACGCGTCACGGGCCGCCCGCCCCGCACGGCGTACGTCCCCGAGCGCTTCCCGGCCGCGCTGCCCTTCACGGCCGTCGAGTACCTGGTCCGTCTGGGGCGGGTGCAGGGTCTGGCCCCGGGGGCGGCGCGGGCGCGGGCGGGGGAGTGGCTGGAACGTTTCGGGGCGGGTGAGCACATCCGTACGGCCATGGCGGAACTCTCCAAGGGCACGAGCCAGAAGGTCGCCGTGGCCCAGGCCTTCCTGGCCGACCCCTCCCTCCTGGTCCTCGACGAGGCCTGGACCGGCCTCGACACGGGGGCGCGTGCGGAACTGGACGCGGCGGTCCGCTCACGCAGGGCGGCGGGCGGAACGGTCGTCTTCGTCGACCACGACCCGCGGCGGCTGGAGGGAGAGCCGTCCGCGGTGTACGAGGTACGGGAGGGACGGGTCCGGGAGGCGGAGGGCGCGTTCCGTGCCCCTGCGGGCCCGGTGGGCCCGGTCCCGGACGCCGGGGCGCGGCCGCGTGTGCGGATCGTCGCCTCGGGCGGCCCGCGCGCCCTCCCGCTCCCGGAGCGGCTTCCCGGTCGCCCCGCCGTCGCGCCCGGACCCGACGGCGACGGCACCACCGTGCTCACCGTGGGCGCCGCCCACTCCGACGCCCTGCTGGGCGTCCTCCTCGCCGCCTCCTGGCACATCCACCACCTCGGCCGTGAAGGCGTACGCGTATGACGGCGCTCCTGCGCTACCAGACCGGCCTGCTGCTCCGCTCGCAGCGCTGGCTCGCACCGCTCCTCCTGTACGCGGCCGTCCTCGGCGTCGGCGTCGAGGTGGGCGAACCCGTCCTCGGCGCGCTCGGTGTCACGGCCGGCGCCCTGCTCCCCGTCACCGCCTGGTCCGTACGGATCTGTGTCACACAGGAGCCGGCCGCCGCCCGGAACGTCGTCGCGGCGGCCGCCGGCCGGGGCCGCGCGCATCTCGCGGCGCTCGTCACCGGGACCCTCCTGCCCGCCCTGGTCGGCGTGGTAGCGGCCCTCGCGGTGACGGCGACCGGCGACCGTCGCGGGGTGACCGCGCCCGCCGCCCTGACGACGGGACTCCTGGCGGTACTGGCCTGCGCCCTGACGGGCGCCGCCGTGGGCGCGCTGACGTCCCGCCCCTTCGTCCGGGCCCCCGGCTGGTCCGTCGCGGCCCTGGTCCTGGGCTCGCTGCTCGCCCTGGTGACCACCGGCTCACCGGCGAAGCACGCGATGACGGCCCTGGTCACCGGGGCCCGCACGGTGAGCGCGGACCCGCCGTGGCTCGCCTGCGGGGGAGCCGTGCTCCTCGCGGCGGTGTGCGCGATCCTCGCGTGCGGGGCCACGGCCCGGCTGGAGTGAGTAGGCTCGAAGGCATGACCGACACGACCGAGTCCACGTCGTACTGCGCCACCCCGGAGTCCGGTCCGAAGCCCGAACCCGCGACCGAGGGCCCCTTCGCCGCCTGTGTGCTGTGCCAGGAGCCGACCGAGTACCCGGAGTCCACGAAGGGCATCACCCTGTGCCCGGTGTGCGAGTGGCAGGAGGCGGAGCGCACGGCCTGCTCGGGCTGAGCGTCCGCGCGTCCGCCCCCCCGGCTCACCCGCGCATCAGCTCCGAGACCTTCACGAAGCGATAGCCGCGGGCCCGGAGTTCCGGGACGATGCGGCGGATCGCCTGCTCGGTGACGGGGGCCGCGCTGCGCGTGCAGTGCATGACGACCAGGGAGCCCGGCTTCACCCCGTCGAGGACCTGCTCGGCCACCGCGTCCTCGTCCTGCGCGAAGGCGTCGCCGCTGACCACGTCCCACTGGACCGCCGTCACCCCGGCCGGGGCGAGCGCGCGGCGGGCCGCGTCGTCGTAGCAGCCGCCGGGGAAGCGGAAGTACGGGACGACGTTCACGGCCCCGGCGTCGCGGAAGGCGTCGAAGGCCCGCTGGACGTCGTCCGCCATGTCGGGCGTGGAGACGGTCGGGAGGCCGTAGCAGGGGGACGCGAAGGCGTAGTGGCTGTAGGAGTGGTTCGCGATCTCGAAGAGCGGGTCGCGGCCGATGGACCTCGCCTGGTCCGGGTACTCCTCCGCCCAGCGGCCCGTCATGAACACGGTGGCGTCCACCCTCAGCCGGCGGAGGGTCGCGATGAGCTGCGGGTTGTCGAAGTGCTCGCCCTCCGCGGCCCGGGGCCCCTGATCGGCCGTCATGTCGGCGTCGAAGGTGAGTGCGACGACCTTCTCCGCGCGCTTCGCCGTGGTCTTCCCCGCGCCCTTCGCCCGGCGCGTGTACACGGGGGTGAGGCCGCCGGGACCCGGAGCCATGGTGGGCGGTGCGGCGGGGACGCGCGCGGGCTTGGGTCCGGCCGCCGCGGCGCTCGCCCGGGGCGAGGGGCTGGTGGTGGCGGCCGGTTCCTTCGCCGGCGGGGCCGGGGGTGTGTCGACGGCTTCCCGGCCGCATCCGACGAGGACGGCGCCCAGAAGACCGAGCGCCGCCAAGTTCCGTACAGAAATGTTCACGATCGGAAGTTAACTGATCAAAGTGTCTAACGCTCGCGACTCGACAGCTGCAGCACGCGAGTCCACGCGGTGAGCTGACGCACCATCGCGGCGCCGCTCACGTGGCCAGGAGCCGTCGTCGGCTCTCGGCCACGTCGAAGTCCCCCGGCGGGTACGCCGGGTCCAGTGCCTCCAGGTGTTCCAGCAGCAGGGTGCTGATCGCCCAGTTGCGGTACCACTTGCGGTCCGCCGGGACCAGATACCAGGGGGCCTCGTCCGCCGAGCAGCGTTCCAGGGCGATCTCGTACGCCTCCTGGTACGCCGGCCACATGCCGCGCTCCTCGATGTCGCCCACGTTGAACTTCCAGTGCTTCTCCGGGTTGTCCAGCCGTTCGAGCAGCCGGTCGCGTTGTTCCTCGTACGAGATGTGGAGGAAGACCTTGACGACCGTCACGCCGTCGTCGGCGAGGGACTTCTCGAAGTGGTTGATCTGGCCGTACCGGCGCCCGAGCTGGGAGCGCGGGACCAGCTCCCGTACCCGGGCGATGAGCACGTCCTCGTAGTGGGAGCGGTCGAAGATGCCGATCTCGCCCGGATGGGGCAGCGCCTTCGTGATCCGCCAGAGGAAGGGGTGGTCCAGTTCCTCCGGCGTCGGGGCCTTGAAGGCGCGGATGCGGCAGCCGGAGGGGTTGAAGAGGCCGATGACGTGCTTGACCGTGCCGCCCTTGCCGCTGGTGTCCATCCCCTGGAGGACGAGCAGGACACGGCGCCGGTCGCCCGCCGTGCTCGCCGCGTACAGGCGTTCCTGCAGGTCCGCGAGGCGCGGCCCGAGGGCGGCGGTGGCGGCCACGCCGGCCGCCTTGTCGGCGGGTCCGGCCGGGGTGGCGGAGGCGTCGTACGAGCCGAGGTCGACGCGCTCGCCCTCGGGGACGCGGAGCAGCTCCCGCAGGGGGGCCGTCCGCTGCTTCCGCTTCTT
This sequence is a window from Streptomyces sp. NBC_00691. Protein-coding genes within it:
- a CDS encoding TIGR04222 domain-containing membrane protein — encoded protein: MVWVPLLLVACVVAAVGCARLCRAALAAARPARAEALPGSAPELTVGEAAYLAGGPLRVTDLTLVTMHRARRLFLARTGWATVVDADACAGDALERAVLGALGPEGQAPIPAVRPRVAAADPVRLLADRLVERGLAVSPAGRREVAAGLRAVRAGLLLSLLLGTVSALLVPAAERAPVLAGFALPLLASVLCLLIGRIEVYPYTRWASPAGQRLLAGVSPADPLTALATRGPGVLEPELRAALRGRG
- a CDS encoding TIGR04222 domain-containing membrane protein; this encodes MNVLVALYYIAGITGIAVLVTRVVRTRRGPGGPVHDRYEAAFLNGGPARVVDTALTALQADGRLAIGGPGIVAVVRPVAYDPVERAVLQAHAAAPHGALHHLRMTVMRHPAVQEIGDGLAARGLVVDPAVRRSTARWCGVFAVTAFALFPVSIVLTVVGFATDLDSGSGMTVPFIFKVVPILLAALVTAIVCGSLTARQVTPAGRRAVFAYGRDHATVPDAALLVALHGLRALPDPVLREQLVAAARIYPPPRRRRGGGRRPVPHAYATTHSDDALFAAPVVWCAGTSACGGGGGGGSSCSGGGSSCSGGGSGSSCSSGSCSGGGSSCGGGGSSCSSSSSSSCSSSSGSSCSSSSS
- a CDS encoding DUF692 domain-containing protein, whose amino-acid sequence is MTELGIGIGWRPEIADAVEGLSGIDWVEVVAENICADHLPDSLTRLRERGVTVVPHGVSLGLGGADRPDPARLAALGEKAVALGAPLVTEHIAFVRAGGPLTATPQLEAGHLLPVPRTWDALDVLCENIRIAQDALPVPLALENIAALVSWPGEEMSEGRFLAELVERTGVRLLIDVANLHTNHVNRGEDPARALSELPVEAIAYVHVAGGVERDGVWHDTHAHPVPAAVLDVLADLASRVAPPGVLLERDDDFPPAEELADELRAIRATLTGAGAGAQTAGRGGPGHGVRAPRGAAVATQPLLIGAGARVSGGFMPSASPDAVADATDDAPASDGGPGAAPCPRPGARQRVAVAQAALLSALVAGTPVPEGFDSRRLGVQSRALAAKRAGVVAKVAPELPGILGKDYRPAFLAYARSRPMNGGYRRDALDFAEHLLVAGRPEDPAARRRLTEWWQDRSGSRPPGRAARLVRAARHALVRK
- a CDS encoding peptidyl-tRNA hydrolase, which gives rise to MSSNETDLRDEKPQFVLPLVVRIERDAPPSRTDALETAARAVLEILTDDRSLGEGEWAQAMTDWQDARIRKVVRRARGAEWRRAGALPGITVDGLESEVRVFPPVPLDGWPKELAKLQVSGTDLDDPAVPGPVPEGAVVLWINPELDMSAGKTMAQTGHGAQLLWWAMGDADRKAWHEAGFPLAVRTATAEEWPALTASGLPLVRDAGFTEIAPGPTVVAEGSDRFAPALRLPRP
- a CDS encoding AIM24 family protein — translated: MKSDLFTGEHLAETADFPGMTLQNAKSVKYTVNGEMHARQGSMIAFRGDLRFERKGQGIGGLLKRAVTGEGLALMAVRGQGEAWFAHEAQNCFIVEIEQGDAFSVNGRNVLCFDATLHYEIKTVKGAGMTSGGLFNSVFSGYGKVALMCEGTPIVIPVSPQAPVFVDTDAVVGWSEQLHTSLHRSQSVGSMIRGGSGEAVQLKLEGQGFVVVRPSELTPQKTSN
- a CDS encoding ATP-binding cassette domain-containing protein; protein product: MRLERVGRRHGLRGAWVLREVDLDLPAGTLVRVVGTNGTGKSTLLRLVAGVDAPTAGRVTGRPPRTAYVPERFPAALPFTAVEYLVRLGRVQGLAPGAARARAGEWLERFGAGEHIRTAMAELSKGTSQKVAVAQAFLADPSLLVLDEAWTGLDTGARAELDAAVRSRRAAGGTVVFVDHDPRRLEGEPSAVYEVREGRVREAEGAFRAPAGPVGPVPDAGARPRVRIVASGGPRALPLPERLPGRPAVAPGPDGDGTTVLTVGAAHSDALLGVLLAASWHIHHLGREGVRV
- a CDS encoding ABC transporter, coding for MTALLRYQTGLLLRSQRWLAPLLLYAAVLGVGVEVGEPVLGALGVTAGALLPVTAWSVRICVTQEPAAARNVVAAAAGRGRAHLAALVTGTLLPALVGVVAALAVTATGDRRGVTAPAALTTGLLAVLACALTGAAVGALTSRPFVRAPGWSVAALVLGSLLALVTTGSPAKHAMTALVTGARTVSADPPWLACGGAVLLAAVCAILACGATARLE
- a CDS encoding polysaccharide deacetylase family protein, with the translated sequence MAALGLLGAVLVGCGREAVDTPPAPPAKEPAATTSPSPRASAAAAGPKPARVPAAPPTMAPGPGGLTPVYTRRAKGAGKTTAKRAEKVVALTFDADMTADQGPRAAEGEHFDNPQLIATLRRLRVDATVFMTGRWAEEYPDQARSIGRDPLFEIANHSYSHYAFASPCYGLPTVSTPDMADDVQRAFDAFRDAGAVNVVPYFRFPGGCYDDAARRALAPAGVTAVQWDVVSGDAFAQDEDAVAEQVLDGVKPGSLVVMHCTRSAAPVTEQAIRRIVPELRARGYRFVKVSELMRG
- a CDS encoding PPK2 family polyphosphate kinase; the encoded protein is MAKKDGKKESGKDGKKKRKQRTAPLRELLRVPEGERVDLGSYDASATPAGPADKAAGVAATAALGPRLADLQERLYAASTAGDRRRVLLVLQGMDTSGKGGTVKHVIGLFNPSGCRIRAFKAPTPEELDHPFLWRITKALPHPGEIGIFDRSHYEDVLIARVRELVPRSQLGRRYGQINHFEKSLADDGVTVVKVFLHISYEEQRDRLLERLDNPEKHWKFNVGDIEERGMWPAYQEAYEIALERCSADEAPWYLVPADRKWYRNWAISTLLLEHLEALDPAYPPGDFDVAESRRRLLAT